The Caulobacter sp. FWC26 genome contains a region encoding:
- the trbF gene encoding conjugal transfer protein TrbF: protein MVFKRTPQRYGLTPDAETPYQRAGQAWDERIGSARAQAHSWRLSSFAAQALALVLAGGLIWLAGQSRVEPYVVEIDRLGEPRAIGPVEQNYQPDDTVVAAQLRRFITDVRSLSTDPIIVRERWLDAYDLSSARGDTFLDAHARANDPLTAIGARSVLVQVTSVVRASPTSFQVKWEERTYERGSLAKTERWTAILTLIRQKPKTKAELNRNPLGLFVDAVDWAQEADTRPVAPPSALPPPAAGVATPAAPLQGDLQP, encoded by the coding sequence ATGGTCTTCAAGCGAACACCGCAGCGCTATGGCCTGACGCCCGACGCGGAAACGCCCTACCAGCGGGCCGGTCAGGCGTGGGACGAGCGGATCGGCTCGGCGCGGGCCCAGGCCCATAGCTGGCGGCTGTCGTCCTTCGCCGCCCAGGCCTTGGCGCTGGTGCTGGCCGGCGGGCTGATCTGGCTTGCGGGTCAAAGCCGGGTCGAGCCCTACGTCGTCGAGATTGATCGCCTGGGGGAGCCGCGCGCCATCGGACCGGTCGAGCAGAACTATCAGCCGGACGACACCGTGGTGGCCGCGCAGCTGCGGCGGTTCATCACCGATGTGCGGTCTCTTTCCACCGACCCGATCATCGTCCGCGAGCGCTGGCTGGACGCCTATGACCTGTCGTCGGCGCGCGGCGATACTTTTTTGGATGCGCACGCGCGGGCCAACGATCCCCTCACGGCGATCGGCGCCCGCAGCGTCTTGGTGCAGGTCACCAGCGTCGTTCGCGCCTCGCCGACGTCCTTCCAGGTCAAATGGGAGGAACGCACTTATGAGCGGGGCAGCCTCGCCAAGACCGAGCGCTGGACCGCGATCCTGACCCTCATCCGCCAGAAGCCCAAGACCAAGGCCGAGCTCAACCGCAATCCCCTGGGCCTTTTCGTCGACGCCGTCGACTGGGCCCAGGAGGCCGACACCCGGCCCGTCGCGCCGCCTTCCGCTCTTCCGCCGCCGGCCGCAGGCGTCGCAACGCCTGCCGCGCCACTGCAAGGAGATCTTCAGCCATGA
- the trbG gene encoding P-type conjugative transfer protein TrbG: protein MTVRVPILLTCATALAACASGKTPPPVITYDAADFTPAQIAVEPPKAVEIVEIPKPLLLPGQLLPPPTTRPEIGPPRARVDAANRAATREPSAAGYLNAVQVYPWTEGALYRLYAAPERVSDIALEPGEQLIAVSAGDTVRWVVGDTTSGAGEAKRAHILIKPFAAGLTTNMLITTDRRAYHLTLESTEATAMAAISWVYPQDRLVALRKQNALAAAAEPLAAGIAVEALNFRYAILGDAPPWRPVRAWDDGAKVYIEFPERLDQGEAPPLFVVGPLGDHQLVNYRVRGNRYIVDRLFAAAELRMGEAPQQVVRISRTDAKAREATR from the coding sequence ATGACTGTTCGTGTTCCTATCCTGCTTACGTGCGCCACCGCCCTCGCGGCCTGCGCGTCGGGCAAGACGCCGCCTCCAGTGATCACCTACGACGCGGCTGACTTCACGCCGGCGCAGATCGCCGTTGAGCCGCCGAAGGCGGTGGAAATCGTCGAGATCCCCAAGCCGCTGCTGTTGCCGGGGCAGTTGCTGCCCCCGCCGACGACGCGCCCCGAGATTGGGCCGCCGCGCGCCCGCGTGGACGCGGCCAATCGCGCGGCGACCCGGGAGCCGAGCGCCGCCGGCTATCTCAATGCTGTGCAGGTTTATCCTTGGACCGAGGGGGCGCTCTATCGGCTGTACGCCGCCCCGGAACGCGTGAGCGACATCGCCCTGGAACCTGGCGAGCAACTGATCGCGGTGTCGGCCGGCGACACGGTGCGCTGGGTCGTCGGCGACACCACCAGCGGCGCGGGCGAGGCCAAGCGGGCGCACATCCTGATCAAGCCGTTCGCTGCGGGCCTCACCACCAACATGCTGATCACGACGGACCGACGCGCTTATCACCTGACGCTGGAAAGCACTGAGGCGACCGCTATGGCCGCGATCTCATGGGTCTATCCGCAAGATCGTCTTGTGGCCCTGCGCAAGCAGAACGCGCTGGCCGCAGCCGCCGAACCCCTGGCCGCCGGGATCGCCGTTGAGGCCCTGAATTTCCGCTACGCGATCTTGGGCGACGCACCGCCCTGGCGTCCGGTTCGCGCCTGGGATGACGGGGCGAAGGTCTATATCGAATTTCCCGAACGCCTCGATCAGGGCGAGGCCCCGCCGCTGTTCGTGGTCGGCCCCTTGGGCGACCACCAGCTGGTCAACTATCGCGTTCGCGGCAACCGCTACATCGTCGATCGCCTGTTCGCCGCCGCCGAGCTTCGCATGGGCGAGGCGCCCCAGCAGGTCGTGCGGATCAGCCGCACCGACGCGAAGGCGCGGGAGGCCACGCGATGA
- a CDS encoding TrbI/VirB10 family protein — MSGEAEQPPSAGQEPASDKTPAEALTLRARPPRAVRFRRGLLIGAAGVGAAGLSALVWFALSPKILHIAKPSAEPVADRGAPAEAVSRLPSDYGQAGAVPKLGPPLPGDLGRAVIDQQRRDGLAVGAEASETPPRLTPEQQAALAERQRLQGQASQAREAGVMVQMAARTPALSTVGDQSIMTPIMSSPSVAATASPDPNGQERKAAFLERSRGGDVYNAHQLETPRSPYQVMAGSVIAASLITGLNSELPGLVTAQVTENVFDSVSGRFLLIPQGARLIGRYGSVVAYGQSRALLVWQRIILPDGSSIQLDNLPATDAAGYAGVADKVDFHAFRLLKGVALSTILGVGTELSLGDDESDIVRAIRQSTQQSASQAGQQIVSKELDVQPTIRIRPGWPLRVVVHKDLILRPWRAS, encoded by the coding sequence ATGAGCGGCGAAGCCGAGCAGCCTCCGAGCGCGGGGCAGGAACCAGCGTCGGACAAAACGCCGGCCGAGGCGCTGACCCTGCGCGCGCGTCCGCCACGGGCCGTGAGGTTCAGGCGTGGGTTGCTGATTGGTGCGGCGGGCGTAGGAGCTGCGGGCCTATCCGCCTTGGTCTGGTTCGCCCTCAGCCCGAAGATCTTGCACATCGCCAAGCCGTCGGCCGAGCCGGTGGCCGATCGCGGCGCCCCCGCTGAGGCGGTCTCGCGCCTGCCAAGTGATTATGGTCAGGCGGGCGCGGTCCCCAAGCTTGGCCCGCCGTTGCCCGGGGATCTGGGGCGCGCTGTCATCGACCAGCAGCGTCGGGACGGTCTGGCGGTCGGCGCCGAAGCTTCGGAAACGCCGCCGCGTCTGACGCCTGAACAACAGGCGGCTTTGGCTGAGCGTCAGCGGCTGCAGGGCCAAGCCAGCCAAGCCCGCGAAGCGGGGGTTATGGTCCAGATGGCGGCGCGTACGCCCGCTCTTTCGACGGTCGGCGACCAGAGCATCATGACGCCGATCATGTCGTCGCCGTCCGTGGCGGCGACCGCGTCACCCGATCCCAATGGACAGGAGCGCAAGGCCGCCTTCCTGGAACGATCTCGCGGCGGCGATGTCTACAACGCCCATCAGCTGGAGACGCCGCGCTCCCCCTACCAGGTGATGGCCGGAAGCGTGATCGCCGCCAGCCTGATCACGGGGCTCAATTCCGAATTACCCGGTCTCGTCACGGCCCAGGTGACCGAGAACGTTTTCGATAGCGTGTCAGGCCGGTTTCTCCTGATCCCGCAGGGCGCGCGCCTGATCGGTCGCTATGGCAGCGTGGTCGCCTATGGTCAGAGCCGGGCGCTGCTGGTCTGGCAGCGGATCATCCTGCCGGATGGGTCGTCCATCCAGCTCGACAACCTGCCGGCCACCGATGCGGCGGGCTACGCCGGTGTCGCCGACAAGGTCGATTTTCACGCCTTTCGTCTGCTGAAGGGTGTCGCGCTCTCGACCATCCTTGGCGTCGGGACCGAACTTAGCCTTGGCGATGACGAGAGCGATATCGTGCGGGCCATCCGTCAATCGACCCAGCAGAGCGCCTCCCAGGCGGGCCAGCAGATCGTCAGCAAGGAGCTCGACGTGCAACCCACGATCCGCATTCGGCCCGGTTGGCCGCTGCGGGTGGTCGTCCACAAAGACCTGATCCTTCGTCCCTGGCGAGCGTCTTAA
- a CDS encoding DUF2274 domain-containing protein, whose amino-acid sequence MPDLKLGKLPNRTRAKLTLDLWPDLDDQLRLYATLHAARYGEEVSAAEIAPYILAKFLEADREFQKALLAGKTKAGV is encoded by the coding sequence ATGCCTGATCTCAAACTTGGCAAACTGCCCAACCGAACCCGGGCCAAGCTCACCTTGGATCTGTGGCCCGATCTCGACGATCAGCTGCGCCTCTACGCGACCTTGCATGCGGCTCGCTACGGCGAGGAGGTCTCGGCGGCGGAGATCGCGCCCTACATTCTCGCAAAGTTCCTCGAAGCCGATCGCGAATTTCAAAAGGCGCTGCTGGCCGGCAAGACCAAGGCGGGCGTCTGA
- a CDS encoding DUF736 family protein codes for MSIIGHFRPSRSGGWEGQVRTLCLNVSLRFAPNDDRSHPNAPTFRVMVGHSHIGDAWERGRHTDPPRPMFRVLLDDPLLPAVLDAALFPDEAGEKAILVWQRQTPRRRGEQSAASDRERAASDQEPVADRSSPFSGDAAFAHS; via the coding sequence ATGTCGATCATCGGTCATTTTCGCCCGAGCCGCTCGGGTGGCTGGGAAGGGCAGGTCCGGACGCTCTGCCTGAACGTCTCGCTGAGGTTCGCGCCGAACGACGACCGGAGCCATCCCAATGCGCCGACCTTCCGCGTGATGGTTGGACATTCGCACATCGGAGACGCGTGGGAGCGGGGCCGGCACACCGATCCGCCACGCCCGATGTTCCGGGTCCTCCTGGATGATCCGCTTCTTCCAGCGGTCCTCGACGCGGCGCTCTTTCCAGATGAAGCCGGTGAGAAGGCGATCCTCGTATGGCAGCGGCAAACGCCGCGGCGACGTGGCGAGCAGAGCGCTGCGTCAGATCGCGAGCGGGCGGCCAGCGACCAGGAGCCGGTTGCTGATCGGTCGAGCCCGTTCAGTGGAGACGCCGCCTTCGCCCATTCCTGA
- a CDS encoding helix-turn-helix domain-containing protein — translation MHDLDAEGRRSSRTPPVDKLAYSVREAAQAVAISRSRLYELIGAGEIKILKDGARTLIRKTELEAYLHRLELADQPPLRARSRSPNRP, via the coding sequence ATGCACGACCTTGACGCCGAAGGCCGGCGGTCTTCGAGAACGCCGCCTGTCGACAAGCTCGCCTACAGCGTCCGCGAGGCCGCCCAAGCCGTCGCCATCAGCCGAAGCCGGCTCTACGAACTGATCGGCGCCGGGGAGATCAAGATCCTCAAGGATGGCGCAAGGACGTTGATCAGGAAGACGGAGCTGGAAGCCTATCTTCACCGGCTTGAGCTGGCGGATCAGCCGCCTTTGCGAGCCCGGTCGCGATCGCCCAATCGTCCATGA